A genomic window from Streptomyces sp. HUAS YS2 includes:
- a CDS encoding M4 family metallopeptidase, translating to MDSLHPVFCTIVPPHLLDRLARAENPAISAAARRTLVSDAARRTQRRLTTVLGAPSVGAGAEAGVPNRSVHDAEHGTKLPGTLVRGEGDDATQDATVNRAYGGLGATFELFRAAYGRDSIDGAGLPLIASVHYDENYGNAFWDGEQMVFGDGDGEIFLDFTLPVDVIGHELAHGFTQYTANLTYFGQPGALNESVSDVFGSLVKQYALGQTAEQADWLIGAGLLHENVQGVALRSMKAPGTAYDDDVLGRDPQPATMDDYVRTGRDNGGVHINSGIPNHAFYLLATALGGNAWERAGQIWYDVLTGGVLEVDASFTDFAKATVKAAADRYGQGDEHEAVVKAWSQVGVGTQ from the coding sequence ATGGATTCCCTTCACCCAGTCTTCTGCACGATCGTGCCGCCGCACCTTCTCGACCGGCTCGCCCGGGCCGAGAATCCGGCGATCTCCGCGGCCGCGCGCCGCACCCTGGTGTCCGACGCGGCGCGCCGGACCCAGCGCCGTCTGACCACCGTCCTGGGCGCTCCGTCCGTGGGCGCCGGAGCGGAGGCCGGCGTCCCGAACAGGAGCGTCCACGACGCGGAGCACGGCACGAAGCTGCCGGGCACCCTGGTCCGCGGCGAGGGCGACGACGCCACCCAGGACGCCACCGTCAACCGTGCGTACGGCGGGCTCGGCGCGACCTTCGAGCTGTTCAGGGCCGCGTACGGCCGGGACTCGATCGACGGCGCGGGGCTGCCGCTGATCGCCTCCGTCCACTACGACGAGAACTACGGCAACGCCTTCTGGGACGGCGAGCAGATGGTCTTCGGCGACGGGGACGGCGAGATCTTCCTCGACTTCACCCTGCCCGTCGACGTCATCGGCCACGAGCTGGCCCACGGTTTCACCCAGTACACCGCCAACCTGACGTACTTCGGCCAGCCGGGCGCGCTCAACGAGTCCGTCTCCGACGTGTTCGGCTCGCTGGTCAAGCAGTACGCCCTCGGCCAGACCGCCGAGCAGGCGGACTGGCTGATCGGCGCCGGCCTGCTGCACGAGAACGTCCAGGGCGTCGCGCTGCGCTCGATGAAGGCCCCGGGCACCGCGTACGACGACGACGTCCTCGGCAGGGACCCGCAGCCCGCGACGATGGACGACTACGTCCGCACCGGCCGGGACAACGGCGGGGTGCACATCAACTCCGGCATCCCCAACCACGCCTTCTACCTGCTGGCCACCGCGCTCGGCGGCAACGCCTGGGAGCGGGCCGGCCAGATCTGGTACGACGTGCTCACCGGCGGGGTGCTGGAGGTCGACGCGAGCTTCACCGACTTCGCGAAGGCCACCGTCAAGGCGGCGGCCGACCGGTACGGCCAGGGCGACGAGCACGAGGCCGTGGTGAAGGCGTGGTCCCAGGTGGGCGTGGGTACCCAGTAA
- a CDS encoding MFS transporter produces MATLTTPPSAPAADPGLTGRTRLILFVLCAAQFMVALDFSVLNVALPALGADLGLSSSALQWAVTAFALPSGGFLLLSGRLGDLYGRKRLFLAGLALFGTASLLATFAWDPASFLTGRALQGLGAAAIVPTGMSLLTTTFPEGPLRDRALGISGTLLSLGFTVGMVLGGVMTDTLGWRSTMGLLAVFTLIVLPLAPGLLPESRTPERPRLDVPGAVTVTGGLLALIYALSTAAERGFGGADVLVTLVAGIALLVAFVLVESRHDAPLVSLPMLKRRTVAFGNLGGLITFSMMSTVVFVLTLYLQQTLKLSSFATGLVFGVQGVVSVFAGTVAPKVIGRLGARRTLVLSLAGQGLFVAAILGIGAESGAILAAVAVSLASMCHLGAIISYGVTVTSGVPDEEQGLATGLVTTTQQVGITIGIPLLGVLATTGTRLYDGVRTVLLLDAAIVLAAALLLAVGLRKGRAA; encoded by the coding sequence ATGGCAACCCTGACCACTCCCCCGTCCGCCCCCGCCGCCGACCCCGGCCTGACGGGACGCACCCGGCTGATCCTCTTCGTGCTGTGCGCGGCCCAGTTCATGGTGGCGCTCGACTTCTCCGTCCTGAACGTGGCGCTCCCCGCGCTCGGCGCCGACCTCGGACTGAGCTCCTCCGCCCTCCAGTGGGCGGTCACCGCGTTCGCCCTGCCGTCCGGCGGCTTCCTGCTGCTCTCCGGGCGGCTCGGCGACCTCTACGGGCGCAAGCGGCTGTTCCTCGCCGGGCTCGCCCTCTTCGGCACGGCCTCGCTGCTCGCCACCTTCGCCTGGGACCCGGCCTCCTTCCTGACCGGCCGGGCCCTCCAGGGCCTCGGCGCGGCGGCGATCGTGCCGACCGGCATGTCGCTGCTGACCACCACCTTCCCGGAGGGCCCGCTGCGCGACCGGGCGCTCGGCATCTCCGGCACCCTGCTCTCGCTCGGCTTCACGGTCGGCATGGTGCTCGGCGGGGTCATGACCGACACGCTCGGCTGGCGCTCGACGATGGGCCTGCTCGCCGTGTTCACCCTGATCGTGCTGCCGCTCGCGCCGGGGCTGCTGCCCGAGTCGCGGACGCCGGAGCGCCCGCGGCTCGACGTGCCCGGCGCGGTGACCGTCACCGGCGGTCTGCTGGCACTGATCTACGCCCTGTCGACGGCCGCGGAGCGCGGCTTCGGCGGCGCGGACGTACTGGTCACGCTGGTCGCCGGCATCGCACTCCTGGTGGCGTTCGTGCTCGTGGAGTCGCGGCACGACGCCCCGCTGGTCTCGCTGCCGATGCTGAAGCGGCGCACGGTCGCCTTCGGCAACCTCGGCGGACTGATCACCTTCTCGATGATGTCGACCGTCGTCTTCGTCCTGACGCTCTACCTCCAGCAGACGCTGAAGCTCTCGTCCTTCGCCACCGGCCTGGTCTTCGGCGTGCAGGGCGTCGTCTCGGTCTTCGCCGGGACGGTGGCGCCGAAGGTGATCGGCCGGCTCGGCGCCCGGCGCACGCTGGTGCTCTCGCTCGCCGGGCAGGGCCTGTTCGTGGCGGCGATCCTGGGCATCGGCGCCGAGTCGGGCGCGATCCTCGCGGCCGTCGCGGTCTCGCTGGCGTCCATGTGCCACCTCGGCGCGATCATCTCGTACGGCGTGACCGTCACCTCGGGCGTCCCGGACGAGGAGCAGGGCCTGGCCACCGGTCTGGTGACCACGACCCAGCAGGTCGGCATCACGATCGGCATCCCGCTGCTCGGCGTGCTCGCGACGACCGGCACGCGCCTGTACGACGGGGTGCGCACCGTCCTTCTGCTGGACGCGGCGATCGTGCTGGCCGCGGCGCTGCTGCTCGCGGTGGGCCTCCGCAAGGGGCGCGCCGCCTGA
- a CDS encoding MmcQ/YjbR family DNA-binding protein — translation MNAEQLRAFCLDFNAATEEFPFRPEISVFKVKGKMFALCALDGEPLTINLKCDPDDAVRLREEYPAIAPGYHMNKRHWNTVTVGELPDRMVRELIEDSYDLVVAGLPRAERLKLDRP, via the coding sequence GTGAACGCGGAGCAGCTGAGGGCGTTCTGTCTGGACTTCAACGCCGCGACGGAGGAGTTCCCGTTCCGCCCCGAGATCTCCGTCTTCAAGGTGAAGGGCAAGATGTTCGCCCTCTGCGCGCTGGACGGGGAACCGCTGACGATCAATCTCAAGTGCGATCCGGACGACGCGGTACGGCTGCGCGAGGAGTACCCGGCGATCGCCCCCGGGTACCACATGAACAAGCGGCACTGGAACACGGTGACCGTGGGCGAGCTCCCGGACCGGATGGTCCGGGAGCTGATCGAGGACTCGTACGACCTCGTGGTCGCCGGTCTGCCCCGGGCGGAGCGGCTCAAGCTCGACCGCCCGTAG
- a CDS encoding hemolysin family protein has product MDVSLILGAVALVVVAWLAACAEAGLARVSSFRAAEAVRSGRRGADKLAQVASDPTRYLNVALLVRVACEMAAGVLVTYACLEYFQETWQALLVAIAVMVLVSYVAVGVSPRTIGRQHPLNTATAAAYVLLPLARVMGPIPQLLILIGNALTPGKGFRKGPFASEAELRAMVDLAEQESLIEDEERRMVHSVFELGDTLVREVMVPRTDLVCIERYKTIRQALTLALRSGFSRIPVTGENEDDIVGVVYLKDLVRKTHINRESEADLVSTAMRSAAFVPDTKNAGDLLREMQQERNHVAVVIDEYGGTAGIVTIEDILEEIVGEITDEYDRELPPVQELGDDRYRVTARLDIGDLGELYGFGADEYDDEDVETVGGLLAKALGRVPIAGASAVVELPDGRSLRLTAESPAGRRNKIVTVLAEPEPEPDPEESA; this is encoded by the coding sequence ATGGACGTTTCACTGATCCTCGGCGCGGTCGCCCTGGTCGTCGTGGCCTGGCTGGCGGCCTGCGCCGAGGCCGGTCTCGCCCGGGTGTCCAGCTTCCGCGCCGCCGAGGCCGTACGGTCCGGGCGGCGCGGCGCCGACAAGCTCGCCCAGGTCGCCTCCGACCCCACCCGCTATCTCAACGTGGCCCTGCTCGTCCGGGTCGCCTGCGAGATGGCGGCCGGCGTCCTCGTCACGTACGCCTGCCTGGAGTACTTCCAGGAGACCTGGCAGGCGCTGCTCGTCGCGATCGCCGTCATGGTGCTCGTGTCGTACGTCGCCGTCGGCGTCTCGCCGCGGACCATCGGCCGCCAGCACCCGCTGAACACCGCGACGGCGGCGGCGTACGTGCTGCTGCCGCTGGCCCGCGTGATGGGCCCGATCCCGCAGCTGCTGATCCTCATCGGCAACGCGCTCACCCCGGGCAAGGGCTTCCGCAAGGGCCCCTTCGCCTCCGAGGCCGAGCTGCGGGCGATGGTCGACCTCGCCGAGCAGGAGTCGCTGATCGAGGACGAGGAACGCCGGATGGTGCACTCGGTCTTCGAGCTCGGCGACACCCTCGTGCGCGAGGTGATGGTGCCGCGCACCGACCTGGTCTGCATCGAGCGGTACAAGACGATCCGGCAGGCGCTGACGCTCGCGCTGCGCTCCGGCTTCTCGCGGATCCCCGTCACCGGGGAGAACGAGGACGACATCGTCGGCGTCGTCTATCTGAAGGACCTGGTCCGCAAGACGCACATCAACCGCGAGTCGGAGGCGGACCTCGTCTCGACGGCGATGCGTTCGGCCGCGTTCGTGCCCGACACGAAGAACGCCGGCGACCTGCTGCGCGAGATGCAGCAGGAGCGCAACCACGTCGCCGTGGTGATCGACGAGTACGGCGGCACGGCCGGCATCGTCACGATCGAGGACATCCTGGAGGAGATCGTCGGCGAGATCACCGACGAGTACGACCGCGAGCTGCCGCCGGTCCAGGAGCTGGGCGACGACCGCTACCGGGTCACCGCCCGCCTCGACATCGGCGACCTCGGCGAGCTGTACGGCTTCGGCGCGGACGAGTACGACGACGAGGACGTCGAGACGGTCGGCGGGCTGCTCGCGAAGGCGCTCGGCCGGGTCCCGATCGCGGGCGCCTCGGCCGTCGTGGAGCTGCCCGACGGGCGTTCGCTGCGGCTCACGGCGGAGTCGCCGGCCGGCCGCCGGAACAAGATCGTGACGGTGCTCGCGGAGCCCGAACCCGAACCCGATCCGGAGGAGAGTGCGTGA
- a CDS encoding PhoH family protein, whose amino-acid sequence MTQTSTAHEGVPGQAQARFTVPAKHPMVTVLGSGDSLLRVIEKAFPAADIHVRGNEVRATGDAAEVALIQRLFDEMMLVLRTGQPMTEDAVERSIAMLRASENGNGQDETPAEVLTQNILSSRGRTIRPKTLNQKRYVDAIDKHTIVFGIGPAGTGKTYLAMAKAVQALQSKQVTRIILTRPAVEAGERLGFLPGTLYEKIDPYLRPLYDALHDMLDPDSIPKLMANGTIEVAPLAYMRGRTLNDAFIILDEAQNTNPEQMKMFLTRLGFDSKIVITGDITQVDLPGGTKSGLRQVRDILDGVPDVHFSTLTSQDVVRHKLVGRIVDAYEQYDSRNGSNGK is encoded by the coding sequence ATGACTCAGACATCCACAGCCCACGAGGGAGTGCCCGGTCAGGCGCAGGCGCGGTTCACCGTGCCCGCCAAGCATCCGATGGTGACCGTTCTCGGTTCCGGCGACTCCCTGCTCCGCGTGATCGAGAAGGCGTTCCCGGCCGCCGACATCCATGTCCGGGGCAATGAGGTCCGGGCGACCGGTGATGCGGCGGAAGTCGCGCTGATCCAGCGCCTGTTCGACGAGATGATGCTGGTGCTCCGCACCGGTCAGCCGATGACGGAGGACGCAGTGGAACGCTCGATCGCCATGCTCAGGGCGAGCGAGAACGGCAACGGCCAGGACGAGACCCCGGCCGAGGTGCTCACCCAGAACATCCTCTCCAGCCGCGGTCGCACGATCCGCCCCAAGACCCTCAACCAGAAGCGCTACGTCGACGCCATCGACAAGCACACCATCGTCTTCGGCATCGGCCCCGCCGGCACCGGCAAGACGTACCTGGCGATGGCCAAGGCGGTCCAGGCCCTGCAGTCCAAGCAGGTCACCCGGATCATCCTGACCCGCCCGGCCGTCGAGGCGGGCGAGCGGCTCGGCTTCCTGCCCGGCACGCTCTACGAGAAGATCGACCCGTACCTGCGTCCGCTGTACGACGCGCTGCACGACATGCTCGACCCGGACTCCATCCCCAAGCTGATGGCGAACGGGACGATCGAGGTCGCGCCGCTGGCGTACATGCGAGGCCGGACGCTCAACGACGCGTTCATCATCCTCGACGAGGCGCAGAACACGAACCCCGAGCAGATGAAGATGTTCCTGACCCGCCTCGGCTTCGACTCGAAGATCGTCATCACCGGTGACATCACCCAGGTCGACCTGCCCGGCGGCACGAAGAGCGGTCTGCGACAGGTGCGCGACATCCTGGACGGCGTCCCGGACGTGCACTTCTCGACGCTCACGTCGCAGGATGTCGTCCGGCACAAGCTCGTCGGCCGTATCGTCGACGCGTACGAGCAGTACGACAGCCGGAACGGCTCCAACGGGAAGTAG
- the era gene encoding GTPase Era, with translation MSARTPETEAVHRAGFACFVGRPNAGKSTLTNALVGQKVAITSNRPQTTRHTVRGIVHRPDAQLILVDTPGLHKPRTLLGERLNDVVRTTWAEVDVIGFCLPADQKLGPGDRFIAKELAGIKKTPKVAIITKTDLVDSKTLAEQLIAIDLLGKELGFEWAQIVPVSAVGNKQVQLVADLLIPLLPESPPLYPEGDLTDEPEQVMVAELIREAALEGVRDELPHSIAVVVEEMIPRENRPADKPLLDIHANVYIERPSQKGIIIGPKGSRLKEVGMKSRKHIEALLGTPVFLDLHVKVAKDWQRDPKQLRKLGF, from the coding sequence ATGAGCGCTCGCACTCCTGAAACCGAAGCCGTCCACCGGGCCGGCTTCGCCTGCTTCGTCGGCCGCCCCAACGCGGGCAAGTCCACCCTCACGAACGCTCTGGTCGGCCAGAAGGTGGCCATCACCTCGAACCGGCCGCAGACCACCCGGCACACCGTGCGCGGCATCGTGCACCGGCCGGACGCGCAGCTGATCCTGGTCGACACGCCGGGCCTCCACAAGCCGCGCACCCTGCTCGGCGAGCGCCTCAACGACGTGGTCCGCACGACCTGGGCCGAGGTCGACGTGATCGGCTTCTGTCTGCCCGCGGACCAGAAGCTCGGCCCCGGCGACCGCTTCATCGCCAAGGAGCTCGCCGGGATCAAGAAGACCCCGAAGGTCGCGATCATCACCAAGACCGACCTGGTCGACTCCAAGACGCTCGCCGAGCAGCTCATCGCGATCGATCTGCTCGGCAAGGAGCTGGGCTTCGAGTGGGCGCAGATCGTCCCCGTCTCGGCCGTCGGCAACAAGCAGGTGCAGCTCGTCGCCGACCTGCTGATCCCGCTGCTGCCGGAGTCCCCGCCGCTCTACCCGGAGGGCGACCTCACGGACGAGCCGGAGCAGGTCATGGTCGCGGAGCTGATCCGCGAGGCCGCGCTGGAGGGCGTGCGGGACGAGCTGCCGCACTCGATCGCGGTGGTCGTCGAGGAGATGATCCCGCGCGAGAACCGTCCGGCGGACAAGCCGCTCCTGGACATCCACGCGAACGTCTACATCGAGCGCCCCAGCCAGAAGGGCATCATCATCGGCCCGAAGGGCAGCCGCCTCAAGGAGGTCGGCATGAAGTCCCGCAAGCACATCGAGGCGCTGCTCGGGACCCCGGTCTTCCTCGACCTCCACGTGAAGGTCGCGAAGGACTGGCAGCGGGACCCCAAGCAGCTCAGGAAGCTCGGCTTCTGA
- a CDS encoding WxL protein peptidoglycan domain-containing protein, translating to MRKTSALIVVLLVLLLGAPGTGHAAENGEWAVFPAASQLGSRPYFYLSADAGSSVTDKVTVSNKTAGPLTFRLYGADAYNTARDGGFAVRTRGEKQTGAGAWIRPANDRVTVPARSRVTVPFTLSVPADAEPGDHPGAVVALDERIASGGDGSVAVGVQRAVGARVYLRVNGPTVPALSVEDVTLAQDRPLVPGTRESSALVSYTLHNRGNVTLNPRVALRAEGVFGRTLLDRNLARIPSELLPRQKIRLTERWADAPQFDWGQVTLTATAKDVRESAHASFLALPWLVGVVLLTAGTGAGGWWLLRRRREAVGH from the coding sequence GTGCGCAAGACCTCCGCACTGATCGTCGTCCTCCTCGTGCTGCTGCTCGGCGCGCCCGGGACCGGCCACGCCGCCGAGAACGGCGAGTGGGCCGTGTTCCCCGCCGCCTCGCAGCTCGGCAGCCGCCCGTACTTCTACCTCTCCGCCGACGCCGGCAGCTCCGTCACGGACAAGGTCACCGTCAGCAACAAGACCGCCGGCCCGCTGACCTTCCGCCTCTACGGCGCCGACGCCTACAACACCGCGCGGGACGGCGGCTTCGCCGTGCGCACCCGCGGCGAGAAGCAGACCGGCGCCGGGGCCTGGATCAGGCCGGCGAACGACCGGGTCACCGTCCCGGCCCGCTCCAGGGTGACCGTCCCCTTCACCCTGAGCGTCCCCGCCGACGCCGAGCCCGGCGACCACCCCGGGGCCGTCGTCGCCCTCGACGAGCGGATCGCCTCCGGCGGCGACGGCTCCGTCGCGGTCGGCGTGCAGCGTGCCGTCGGCGCCCGCGTCTACCTCCGGGTCAACGGCCCGACCGTCCCCGCGCTCTCCGTCGAGGACGTCACCCTCGCCCAGGACCGGCCGCTCGTCCCCGGCACCCGGGAGAGCAGCGCGCTCGTCTCGTACACGCTGCACAACCGCGGCAACGTCACCCTCAACCCGCGGGTCGCGCTGCGCGCCGAGGGCGTCTTCGGCCGGACCCTGCTCGACCGGAACCTCGCGAGGATCCCCTCCGAGCTGCTGCCCCGGCAGAAGATCCGGCTCACCGAGCGCTGGGCCGACGCACCCCAGTTCGACTGGGGGCAGGTGACCCTCACGGCCACCGCGAAGGACGTGCGGGAGTCCGCCCACGCGTCGTTCCTGGCCCTGCCCTGGCTGGTCGGCGTCGTGCTGCTCACGGCCGGCACGGGCGCCGGAGGGTGGTGGCTGCTGCGCCGCCGACGCGAGGCGGTCGGGCACTGA
- a CDS encoding helix-turn-helix transcriptional regulator codes for MSRRARVSPSEAGLPDGGARRRTPGLRREEVAVLAGVGVSWYQWLEQGRDITVSPQVLDSVARVLRLSPAERRHLYVLAALNPPALEPAPEDRDMCQGLRRLIDAWMPFPAHIMDRYWNTVLYNDAAAIVLGMRPEITQNCLIAFFTDPLYRARSKGWAELAPKVVAQFRSACSECPDDDGFQAVVEEAKAASAEFAELWERRDILPGGQNRKEMEHPLVGELVVESTQLTVPARPDLVIVLHTPLPVADTAAKLEWLVSPEGRRGAMYPVAG; via the coding sequence ATGAGCCGTCGGGCCCGGGTGAGCCCCTCGGAGGCCGGTCTGCCGGACGGTGGCGCCCGGCGCCGTACGCCCGGGCTGCGCCGCGAGGAGGTCGCCGTGCTCGCGGGGGTGGGAGTCTCCTGGTACCAGTGGCTGGAGCAGGGCCGGGACATCACCGTCTCGCCGCAGGTCCTGGACTCGGTGGCGCGGGTGCTGCGGCTGAGCCCGGCGGAGCGGCGCCATCTGTACGTACTGGCGGCGCTCAACCCGCCGGCCCTGGAGCCGGCCCCGGAGGACCGGGACATGTGCCAGGGGCTGCGGCGGCTCATCGACGCGTGGATGCCGTTCCCCGCGCACATCATGGACCGGTACTGGAACACCGTGCTGTACAACGACGCGGCGGCGATCGTGCTCGGCATGCGGCCGGAGATCACCCAGAACTGCCTGATCGCCTTCTTCACCGACCCGCTGTACCGCGCGCGGTCGAAGGGCTGGGCCGAGCTGGCGCCGAAGGTCGTCGCGCAGTTCCGGTCCGCCTGCTCGGAGTGCCCGGACGACGACGGGTTCCAGGCGGTCGTCGAGGAGGCGAAGGCGGCCAGTGCGGAGTTCGCCGAGCTGTGGGAGCGGCGGGACATCCTGCCGGGCGGCCAGAACCGCAAGGAGATGGAGCACCCTCTGGTCGGCGAGCTGGTCGTGGAGTCCACCCAGCTGACGGTGCCCGCCCGTCCCGATCTCGTGATCGTGCTGCACACCCCGCTGCCGGTGGCGGACACGGCGGCGAAGCTGGAGTGGCTGGTCTCGCCGGAGGGCCGGCGGGGGGCCATGTACCCGGTGGCGGGCTGA
- the ybeY gene encoding rRNA maturation RNase YbeY: MSIDVNNESGTEVDEQAILDIARYALARMRIHPLSELSVIVVDAEAMEQLHIQWMDLPGPTDVMSFPMDELRPPTKDDEEPPQGLLGDIVLCPEVATKQGEDAPTKHSMDEELQLLTVHGVLHLLGYDHEEADEKAEMFGLQAAIVDGWRAEKGLTGPSPAPTVS, from the coding sequence ATGTCGATCGACGTCAACAACGAGTCCGGTACCGAGGTCGACGAGCAGGCGATCCTCGACATCGCCCGCTACGCGCTGGCGCGGATGCGCATCCACCCGCTCTCCGAGCTGTCGGTGATCGTGGTGGACGCGGAGGCGATGGAGCAGCTCCACATCCAGTGGATGGATCTGCCGGGCCCGACGGACGTCATGTCGTTCCCGATGGACGAGCTGCGTCCGCCGACGAAGGACGACGAGGAGCCCCCGCAGGGGCTCCTCGGCGACATCGTGCTCTGCCCCGAGGTCGCGACCAAGCAGGGCGAGGACGCGCCGACGAAGCACTCCATGGACGAGGAGCTCCAGCTCCTCACCGTGCACGGAGTGCTGCACCTGCTCGGGTACGACCACGAGGAGGCCGACGAGAAGGCCGAGATGTTCGGCCTCCAGGCGGCCATCGTCGACGGCTGGCGCGCGGAGAAGGGCCTGACCGGCCCGTCCCCGGCGCCGACCGTCTCCTGA
- a CDS encoding cytidine deaminase, which yields MTLSEHGDLGAEDLKIITLARSARARNGVPEGAAVRDETGRTYVAGTVALDSLKLSALQTAVAMAVASGAQSLEAAAVVSNAEAASDADRAAVRDLGGPETPVLLAGPDGKLRAAVTAG from the coding sequence ATGACACTCAGCGAGCACGGCGACCTCGGCGCCGAGGACCTCAAGATCATCACGCTGGCGCGCAGCGCCCGCGCCCGCAACGGTGTGCCGGAGGGTGCCGCCGTGCGCGACGAGACCGGCCGGACGTACGTCGCCGGGACCGTCGCCCTGGATTCGCTCAAGCTCAGCGCGCTCCAGACGGCGGTCGCGATGGCCGTCGCCAGCGGCGCGCAGTCGCTCGAGGCCGCGGCCGTCGTCTCGAACGCCGAGGCGGCCTCGGACGCGGACCGCGCCGCCGTACGGGACCTGGGCGGCCCCGAGACCCCGGTGCTGCTCGCCGGGCCGGACGGAAAGCTGCGCGCCGCCGTCACCGCGGGCTGA
- a CDS encoding beta-xylosidase, whose amino-acid sequence MALLRTRTRRRRWTAAFGVTALVLAGGGTLAAPAGAAALASAPVDFATHCVPPPIAGIPPIDGTTTAQITVDNPTPKVGDTVTVTYTVTKPAASNPVDLALPADIMTPTGKVALGGAQSGAVTVAGPKKNDPVPPKGSFPPFSMTGTFTVTQPGSITLSPGDYNIHTSYLMELDTPCTVTNPPAPVSETVVATAQPGANERNISLGTASGAPGERVTVTGAKFTPLAEVTVVGRAGAAETADRMTVTTDSEGGFVARLAVNDKTTSGVVAYEGAAWDPEKGAGPARYTVIDNTPPPPGSQKLNAAVNAGELSMTQAGDTVELSSVDFGQGGAATGDLQTVTVKDFRGGPAGWSLTGKVSDFTGAGGSIGADKLSWTPACTTKAGSPSTCVPGSAGSVGSGGATLASTPNGTVTGGEFTVGAKVSLAVPAFTAPGTYAGLLTLTLT is encoded by the coding sequence ATGGCACTGCTCCGGACCAGGACCCGAAGACGGCGCTGGACCGCCGCCTTCGGCGTCACCGCTCTCGTGCTCGCCGGCGGCGGCACCCTCGCCGCGCCCGCCGGCGCCGCGGCACTCGCGTCGGCCCCGGTCGACTTCGCGACGCACTGCGTGCCGCCGCCGATCGCCGGCATCCCGCCCATCGACGGCACCACCACCGCCCAGATCACCGTCGACAACCCGACGCCCAAGGTCGGCGACACGGTCACCGTCACCTACACGGTGACCAAGCCCGCCGCGTCCAACCCGGTCGACCTGGCCCTCCCGGCCGACATCATGACCCCGACCGGCAAGGTCGCCCTCGGCGGCGCCCAGTCCGGCGCGGTCACCGTCGCAGGCCCCAAGAAGAACGACCCGGTGCCCCCCAAGGGCTCCTTCCCGCCGTTCTCCATGACCGGCACCTTCACGGTCACGCAGCCCGGCTCGATCACCCTGTCGCCCGGCGACTACAACATCCACACCAGCTACCTGATGGAGCTGGACACCCCCTGTACGGTCACCAACCCGCCCGCACCGGTCTCCGAGACGGTCGTGGCCACCGCGCAGCCGGGCGCCAACGAGCGGAACATCTCGCTCGGCACGGCCTCCGGGGCGCCCGGCGAACGGGTCACCGTCACCGGCGCCAAGTTCACCCCGCTCGCCGAGGTCACCGTCGTCGGACGGGCCGGGGCCGCCGAGACCGCCGACAGGATGACGGTCACGACGGACAGCGAGGGCGGCTTCGTCGCCCGTCTGGCGGTCAACGACAAGACGACCAGCGGGGTCGTCGCGTACGAGGGCGCCGCCTGGGACCCGGAGAAGGGCGCCGGACCGGCGAGGTACACCGTCATCGACAACACCCCGCCGCCTCCGGGCAGCCAGAAGCTCAACGCGGCGGTCAACGCGGGCGAGCTGTCGATGACCCAGGCCGGTGACACCGTCGAACTGTCGTCCGTCGACTTCGGTCAGGGCGGCGCGGCGACCGGCGACCTGCAGACGGTCACCGTCAAGGACTTCCGCGGCGGCCCCGCGGGCTGGTCCCTGACCGGCAAGGTCTCCGACTTCACCGGGGCCGGCGGCTCGATCGGCGCGGACAAGCTCAGCTGGACCCCTGCCTGCACCACCAAGGCCGGGAGCCCCAGCACCTGTGTTCCGGGCTCGGCCGGATCGGTCGGCAGCGGCGGGGCCACCCTCGCCTCCACGCCGAACGGCACGGTCACCGGCGGTGAGTTCACCGTCGGCGCCAAGGTCTCGCTCGCCGTCCCGGCCTTCACGGCCCCGGGCACGTACGCGGGCCTGCTCACGCTGACCCTGACCTGA
- a CDS encoding protealysin inhibitor emfourin — MRIQVHRTGGFAGIERYAEVDTSERPDAAHWEALATRALAPHREDEPSAVVPDGFSYEITVDGRSVSCRDPHLTHEQRELIRMVLKEGA, encoded by the coding sequence ATGCGCATCCAGGTACACCGCACGGGCGGGTTCGCGGGCATCGAGCGGTACGCCGAGGTCGACACCTCGGAGCGGCCCGACGCCGCGCACTGGGAGGCCCTGGCCACCCGGGCCCTCGCCCCGCACCGTGAGGACGAACCGTCGGCCGTGGTCCCGGACGGTTTCTCGTACGAGATCACGGTCGACGGCCGGTCGGTCAGCTGCCGCGACCCGCACCTGACGCACGAGCAGCGGGAGCTGATCCGGATGGTCCTGAAGGAAGGGGCGTAG